A window from Littorina saxatilis isolate snail1 linkage group LG9, US_GU_Lsax_2.0, whole genome shotgun sequence encodes these proteins:
- the LOC138977011 gene encoding uncharacterized protein, whose translation MDVCSLYTSIPHSDGLQALQFFLDNRSVRDPPTPILLRLAELVLTLNTFEFDGQVFHQISGVAMGTKMGPSYACLFMGHLESQIRSTYTGPQPELCKRYIDDCLGATSLSLSDLTDYIHFVSNYHPSIKFTFDISPSAVAFLDLNISLSDSILSTSVHYKDTDAHTYLTFHSSHPSSTIRSIPFSQFLRLRRICSDTDDFEEKAAEMSDFFLQPAISSMPYPVSNAPKYSTLVRPKEPSLPASPNIWQIFGIAAVGLLPNISTAATTPPWMHV comes from the exons ATGGATGTGTGTTCTCTGTATACCTCCATCCCTCATTCCGACGGACTTCAAGCACTTCAGTTCTTCCTGGACAATCGTTCTGTTCGCGACCCACCCACTCCCATCCTCCTCCGTCTCGCGGAGCTTGTCCTCACGCTCAATACTTTTGAGTTTGATGGACAAGTCTTTCATCAGATAAGTGGTGTCGCCATGGGCACTAAAATGGGACCTTCCTATGCTTGTCTATTCATGGGCCACCTGGAATCCCAGATTCGTTCCACTTACACTGGACCTCAGCCTGAACTGTGCAAACGCTACATCGATGATTGCCTCGGTGCCACCTCTCTCTCGTTGTCTGACCTCACTGATTACATACATTTTGTCAGTAACTACCATCCCTCCATCAAATTCACCTTTGATATCTCTCCTTCCGCAGTCGCCTTTCTGGATTTGAACATTTCCCTGTCTGATAGCATTCTTTCCACCAGTGTTCATTACAAAGACACTGATGCTCACACCTACCTTACTTTCCATTCCTCTCACCCTTCTTCCACCATCCGGAGCATTCCATTTTCCCAGTTTCTCAGACTGCGCCGCATCTGTTCTGACACAGATGACTTTGAAGAAAAAGCAGCAGAAATGTCTGACTTCTTCCTTCAAC CCGCAATCTCATCTATGCCATATCCTGTCTCAAATGCCCCAAAGTACTCTACATTGGTGAGACCGAAAGAACCCTCTCTACCCGCTTCACCGAACATCTGGCAGATATTCGGCATCGCCGCTGTAGGTCTGTTGCCCAAcatttcaacagcagcaaccacacctccctggatgcacgtgtga
- the LOC138977012 gene encoding uncharacterized protein: MAVLGSVPRPPTSQDIFIQLFQPGSRNLPPCGKSAHVELYISQCQADIKALKPKPIKQSNLSESEFVALKSLQQRSDIVIKPADKGGAVVVWDRGMYIQEANRQLHNTTAYQSLTEPTLLSDKKLIAQTIKTAVTQNKLPPTAKHLNKSQVQQPKLYLLPKIHKPDSPGRPIVSACSCPTEHLSQYLDHLLQPIVQTLPSYIKDTTHALHLLGEINNNPSFHPNLLFTMDVCSLYTSIPHSDGLQALQFFLDNRSVRDPPTPILLRLAELVLTLNTFEFDGQVFHQISGVAMGTKMGPSYACLFMGHLESQIRSTYTGPQPELCKRYIDDCLGATSLSLSDLTDYIHFVSNYHPSIKFTFDISPSAVAFLDLNISLSDSILSTSVHYKDTDAHTYLTFHSSHPSSTIRSIPFSQFLRLRRICSDTDDFEEKAAEMSDFFLQRDYPSSLLNVALHKVRCIPRQVALQPSSTSDRSDRPVAILTHHPHNLPVRHILKTNWFILKSSPSVGETFSLPPLLASRRDCNLRDSLVRSSLRSPVPLQPGTHACQNPRCHTCPHICHSTTLTGPQKDFNIKRTFSCTSRNLIYAISCLKCPKVLYIGETERTLSTRFTEHLADIRHRRCRSVAQHFNSSNHTSLDARVKGVWQMYSTSTDRKQVESDFILFLGTSTPDGLNAKM; encoded by the coding sequence ATGGCTGTGTTAGGTTCAGTCCCTAGACCTCCTACATCACAGGACATCTTCATTCAACTCTTCCAACCAGGCAGCCGCAACCTTCCACCATGTGGTAAGTCTGCCCATGTTGAACTGTACATTTCACAATGTCAGGCAGACATCAAAGCTCTTAAACCCAAACCCATCAAACAAAGCAACCTCTCTGAATCAGAATTTGTCGCCCTCAAGTCCTTACAACAAAGATCTGACATCGTCATAAAACCAGCAGATAAAGGAGGGGCTGTTGTGGTTTGGGACCGCGGCATGTACATCCAAGAAGCCAATCGGCAGCTCCACAACACTACTGCTTATCAATCCCTAACGGAACCAACACTTCTGTCAGACAAAAAACTCATTGCCCAGACCATTAAAACTGCTGTCACACAAAACAAGCTTCCTCCTACTGCAAAACACTTGAACAAGTCTCAAGTTCAACAACCCAAATTGTATCTCTTGCCCAAGATACACAAACCTGACTCTCCAGGCAGACCTATTGTGTCCGCTTGCAGTTGCCCCACTGAGCATCTGTCTCAGTACCTCGACCATCTCTTGCAACCAATCGTTCAGACACTGCCTTCATACATCAAAGACACCACTCATGCGCTTCACCTTCTGggtgaaatcaacaacaaccctTCTTTTCATCCCAACCTTCTGTTCACCATGGATGTGTGTTCTCTGTATACCTCCATCCCTCATTCCGACGGACTTCAAGCACTTCAGTTCTTCCTGGACAATCGTTCTGTTCGCGACCCACCCACTCCCATCCTCCTCCGTCTCGCGGAGCTTGTCCTCACGCTCAATACTTTTGAGTTTGATGGACAAGTCTTTCATCAGATAAGTGGTGTCGCCATGGGCACTAAAATGGGACCTTCCTATGCTTGTCTATTCATGGGCCACCTGGAATCCCAGATTCGTTCCACTTACACTGGACCTCAGCCTGAACTGTGCAAACGCTACATCGATGATTGCCTCGGTGCCACCTCTCTCTCGTTGTCTGACCTCACTGATTACATACATTTTGTCAGTAACTACCATCCCTCCATCAAATTCACCTTTGATATCTCTCCTTCCGCAGTCGCCTTTCTGGATTTGAACATTTCCCTGTCTGATAGCATTCTTTCCACCAGTGTTCATTACAAAGACACTGATGCTCACACCTACCTTACTTTCCATTCCTCTCACCCTTCTTCCACCATCCGGAGCATTCCATTTTCCCAGTTTCTCAGACTGCGCCGCATCTGTTCTGACACAGATGACTTTGAAGAAAAAGCAGCAGAAATGTCTGACTTCTTCCTTCAACGTGACTACCCATCCAGCCTCTTGAATGTGGCCTTACATAAAGTTCGCTGCATACCGAGACAAGTAGCTCTGCAGCCATCATCCACCTCAGACAGATCAGACAGACCTGTGGCAATTCTGACCCACCATCCCCACAACCTACCTGTTCGCCACATTTTGAAAACCAATTGGTTCATCCTTAAGTCTAGCCCCTCTGTTGGTGAAACGTTCAGCCTGCCACCCTTGTTGGCCTCCCGACGGGACTGCAACCTTCGAGACTCCCTGGTTCGATCCTCTCTTCGTTCGCCAGTTCCCCTACAACCCGGCACACACGCATGCCAGAACCCTCGTTGCCACACCTGCCCCCACATTTGCCATTCTACCACTCTGACCGGCCCCCAAAAAGATTTCAACATTAAACGCACGTTCTCTTGCACCAGCCGCAATCTCATCTATGCCATATCCTGTCTCAAATGCCCCAAAGTACTCTACATTGGTGAGACCGAAAGAACCCTCTCTACCCGCTTCACCGAACATCTGGCAGATATTCGGCATCGCCGCTGTAGGTCTGTTGCCCAAcatttcaacagcagcaaccacacctccctggatgcacgtgtgaaaggtgtctggcaaatgtacagcacctccacagacagaaaacaagtagagTCCGATTTTATATTATTCCTGGGCACATCCACACCTGATGGtttgaatgcgaaaatgtga